One Brassica napus cultivar Da-Ae chromosome C4, Da-Ae, whole genome shotgun sequence genomic region harbors:
- the LOC106380646 gene encoding chaperone protein dnaJ 20, chloroplastic-like, with product MRCYKGSSILATGHHPFFYKRPISSLPASFPSTALSYPTRNRFLSTRIQARLIHDDPVKQSEDLSFYDLLGVTESVSLPEIKQAYKQLARKYHPDVSPPDRVEEYTDRFIRVQEAYETLSDPSRRVLYDRDLSMGFSFSFSGRRRNRYHEEVVDEKSEWKKKWQTQLSGLKKRSNQRDNNSMSWAARMRRQHHTSEDSSS from the exons ATGAGATGTTACAAAGGATCATCCATTCTCGCCACCGGTCATCACCCATTTTTCTATAAACGACCAATCTCCTCTCTACCCGCTTCTTTCCCTTCTACTGCCCTCTCTTACCCAACCCGAAACCGTTTCTTATCAACCCGGATCCAAGCCCGTCTCATTCACGACGACCCGGTAAAACAATCGGAGGATTTGAGCTTCTACGATCTCCTCGGCGTCACCGAATCTGTTAGTCTCCCGGAAATCAAACAGGCGTATAAACAGCTTGCTCGAAAGTATCATCCCGATGTTTCGCCGCCGGATCGGGTCGAGGAATACACAGATCGGTTTATTAGGGTTCAAGAAGCTTACGAGACTCTCTCGGATCCTAGCCGGAGAGTTCTCTACGACAGAGATTTGTCTATGGGATTCTCATTTTCGTTCTCAGGACGACGCCGGAATCGATACCATGAG GAAGTGGTGGACGAGAAGAGTGAGTGGAAGAAAAAATGGCAAACTCAGCTCTCAGGGCTAAAGAAAAGAAGCAATCAAAGAGACAACAACTCAATGTCTTGGGCTGCTAGAATGCGCCGTCAACATCACACGTCTGAAGATTCTTCTTCTTAA
- the LOC125586422 gene encoding protein ECERIFERUM 26-like, which translates to MTRFKCRGLAFGLSWANIMGDSFSLFYAFNLWVKVLSGEKIYAPETSIIDRRFQNPNPTVKDPESIKQVDPVGDLWITPSNKKMVSYCFNLTVTDQMSPHFPANGDDQIPVFEILAGIIWKNIAKVREDPEPLTVTIIRKDPNDLKPIRSIRNSQMISSVHVDSPVAEATVEELVRCIERATDERCGIDEIGGSCDGSLDFIVYGAKLAFMDLSEVDLYEAKVMGKSPESVYCNVEGIGEEGLVVVYAAAKSEERVVTMTLPEEEMERVKSEFKKCGLIAP; encoded by the coding sequence ATGACCCGGTTTAAGTGCAGAGGATTAGCTTTCGGCCTGAGCTGGGCCAACATCATGGGAGATTCTTTCTCTTTATTCTATGCCTTCAACTTATGGGTTAAGGTCCTTTCAGGAGAAAAAATCTATGCCCCGGAAACTTCTATCATAGACAGAAGGTTTCAGAATCCAAATCCAACGGTGAAAGACCCGGAATCAATAAAACAGGTTGACCCGGTTGGAGATCTATGGATCACTCCAAGCAACAAGAAAATGGTGAGTTACTGTTTCAACCTCACCGTCACCGACCAGATGTCACCGCATTTTCCGGCGAACGGAGATGATCAGATTCCGGTGTTCGAGATTCTCGCCGGAATCATATGGAAAAACATAGCTAAGGTTAGAGAAGATCCAGAGCCCTTAACTGTTACGATAATCAGAAAGGATCCGAACGATTTGAAACCTATCAGATCGATTCGAAACAGTCAGATGATAAGCTCCGTACACGTGGATTCTCCGGTGGCTGAAGCGACTGTGGAAGAGTTAGTGAGATGTATCGAGAGAGCGACGGACGAGAGATGTGGAATCGATGAGATCGGAGGGAGCTGTGATGGGAGTTTGgattttattgtttacggagCGAAGTTGGCGTTTATGGATTTGAGTGAAGTCGATTTGTATGAGGCGAAAGTGATGGGGAAGTCGCCCGAATCAGTGTACTGTAATGTTGAGGGGATAGGGGAGGAGGGATTGGTAGTTGTTTACGCGGCGGCGAAATCGGAGGAGAGGGTTGTGACAATGACGTTGCCGGAGGAGGAGATGGAGAGAGTAAAATCGGAATTCAAGAAATGTGGTTTGATCGCGCCGTGA